The following are encoded together in the Chaetodon trifascialis isolate fChaTrf1 chromosome 3, fChaTrf1.hap1, whole genome shotgun sequence genome:
- the dyrk3 gene encoding dual specificity tyrosine-phosphorylation-regulated kinase 3 encodes MMIISRKPEGPIATARHGDGLYDSYMRTDHILKDEADTNSPSGLPPMPKHTAVSNKTVMRDQVTVRGTQLKVKYLYEDSTNNRKINAITTATTQNSGTTGQTPSKPAPVSSLSKERSVDSTESSKGSSESSGPHGGGNSAKLCGPLTPDQALRLYRSQLTTLEQTEVHSYPDIYFVGPNAKKRPAVAGGNNNCGYDDEQGGYIHVPHDHLAYRYEFLKIIGKGSFGQVAKVYDHKLQQHLALKMVRNEKRFHRQAQEEIRILEHLRKQDRNGTMNVVHMLENFTFRNHICMTFELLSMNLYELIKRNKFQGFSLPLVRKFAHSILQCLEALSRHRIIHCDLKPENILLKQQGRSGIKVIDFGSSCFEHQRVYTYIQSRFYRAPEVILGSRYGLPIDMWSFGCILAELLTGYPLFPGEDEGDQLACVMELLGMPPQKVLEQAKRAKNFINSKGHPRYCGANTLPTGATVLTGSRSRRGKMRGPPGSKEWSAALKGCEDPTFTDFIKKCLDWDPLSRLTPSQALRHPWLYRRLPKPLPGTDKSQGAAVKRLPEHHSTSFPSILAKGGPGIGTTAANNKLRSNMMGDSGEAIPLRTVLPKLVS; translated from the exons GCTGTCAGTAACAAGACTGTAATGAGGGATCAGGTAACTGTGCGTGGCACTCAGCTGAAGGTCAAGTACCTGTATGAAGACTCCACTAACAACCGAAAGATCAATGCCATAACCACAGCAACCACTCAGAACAGTGGGACCACTGGTCAGACACCCAGTAAACCTGCCCCGGTCTCCAGCCTGTCAAAGGAGCGCAGTGTCGACAG CACTGAATCCAGTAAGGGCTCCAGTGAATCCTCCGGCCCACACGGAGGTGGGAACAGCGCAAAGCTTTGTGGTCCCCTCACCCCTGACCAGGCTCTAAGACTGTACCGATCTCAGCTGACCACCCTGGAGCAAACGGAGGTCCACTCCTACCCAGACATCTATTTCGTGGGACCCAATGCCAAGAAGAGGCCTGCTGTAGCTGGAGGCAACAACAACTGTGGCTATGATGATGAGCAGGGTGGATACATTCATGTCCCCCATGACCACCTGGCTTACCGCTACGAGTTCCTCAAG ATTATTGGTAAAGGTAGCTTTGGCCAGGTGGCTAAGGTATACGACCATAAACTGCAGCAACACCTGGCTCTAAAAATGGTGCGCAATGAGAAGCGCTTCCACCGGCAGGCACAGGAAGAGATCCGCATCCTGGAGCACCTGCGCAAGCAGGATCGTAATGGCACCATGAATGTTGTGCACATGCTTGAAAACTTCACCTTCCGCAACCACATCTGCATGACCTTTGAGCTGCTGAGCATGAACTTGTATGAGCTTATCAAGCGTAACAAGTTCCAGGGCTTCAGCCTGCCGCTGGTCAGAAAGTTTGCACACTCCATCCTGCAGTGTCTGGAGGCCCTGAGCAGGCACAGAATCATCCACTGTGACCTCAAGCCGGAGAACATCCTGCTCAAACAGCAGGGACGCAGCGGCATCAAG GTAATTGACTTTGGTTCCAGCTGTTTCGAACACCAGCGGGTGTACACCTACATCCAGTCTCGTTTCTACCGAGCTCCAGAGGTGATCCTTGGTTCACGTTACGGCCTTCCGATTGATATGTGGAGCTTCGGCTGCATACTGGCCGAGCTGCTGACTGGCTACCCCCTGTTCCCCGGCGAGGACGAGGGCGACCAGCTGGCCTGTGTCATGGAGCTGCTGGGCATGCCTCCACAGAAGGTCCTGGAGCAGGCCAAAAGGGCAAAGAACTTCATCAACTCCAAGGGCCACCCTCGCTACTGCGGAGCCAACACCCTGCCCACAGGGGCCACCGTGCTGACGGGGTCTCGCTCTCGCCGTGGGAAGATGAGAGGTCCTCCAGGTAGCAAGGAGTGGAGTGCTGCACTCAAGGGCTGCGAGGACCCCACCTTTACTGACTTCATAAAGAAGTGTTTAGACTGGGACCCCCTATCTCGTCTCACCCCTAGCCAGGCCCTCAGACACCCTTGGCTGTATCGGCGCCTACCCAAGCCCCTTCCAGGGACTGATAAGAGCCAAGGGGCCGCGGTGAAACGACTCCCCGAGCACCACAGCACCTCCTTCCCCTCTATCCTGGCCAAAGGGGGGCCTGGCATAGGCACCACAGCTGCCAACAACAAACTGAGGAGCAACATGATGGGAGATTCGGGGGAGGCCATACCTCTTCGCACGGTCCTACCCAAACTTGTCTCttag